The Festucalex cinctus isolate MCC-2025b chromosome 12, RoL_Fcin_1.0, whole genome shotgun sequence genome segment cctatgagtaggagatgaaagaaacatatacaattacaatactatcgaaagactttccttttattgttacggtgtattgaaaacgttttttttttttttttacctttctttgtcgtagaaccagaggtcggacgttgctgtgagcacgatctataaaatatacattcacgtttgtataggtaatagatgttctagtgtatatcagcacatttacacacgctgctagcagatcgcccgaaaagttaggaaagtaatcttactagcaatctcttagcaagttagcgcttaccttcacgttctttggaggacgaaagactgtccaagactgtcttacATCGGACCCATAGGAGTcttcatcgtccgatgaaacgtcatctgtgcaagaGTGCtccgttgtgcaccacttttctccggtgttagcatcgctagccggtggggccttaggacgtggtcgaaacggccgcatcaccgcttcaactatgacttaacctcgtcatcactgtgctcttgaccactggtcgatgcttttgagctttgaaaataaggatcaagcgtgagctgattgccatctgtagcctttttgactcccttagccacgttagccattctctccccctcaacactctagctcagcctctctccttctactgttgtctcctacccgatcttgtccaaaagactcatcacagccatctagtggccaggaatagtcattatagtaacccgatcggcttgatacttggagcacagctgcccaaggctttcctccacccgtttccattaaaaaacatagttaacgtcaaataacgtttttggcggcataccCTAGGTTTATACTAAACGTCATATGACGTTTATGGCGGCCAAAGAGTTAAAGTGTATAATCCGCCCCCCCAAAATAGtctttcactgttttttttttgtgcataacaTATGTACAACAAGTATAAAAGAAGGTTTAATGAGTTGAAGTTCACTTCTACGCAAATGTCTTAAATTTAAAACATTCTAAAGTTAGTGTGCCAAACGGATACAGTGGCCATAAAAGGGTTTAAGCAACACACATGAACAAACAAACGTAAGCAGGTGTTCGTCTGTGAGAAGAAGTATGTCGGTACTTGACCCGGAGAGTGATGATTACACTGACAGACAAAAACCCACGTCCGTCGTTTACTAGTCcaccatttttcccccccacaagtTTCTCATCATTTGCCATTCATCAGCAAAACGGGTCCGTTGGCGATGGACAGTTCGTCGCGCCTGATCTCTGGTGCCGTACttaatgtttgattttttttttaatgagtcttCAAGTCTCGTTACATCTGACAATGAAATCACCAAACATGTCAGAACCGATTTGAGATAGAAGAGTTCGATGAGGGCAgtaactcaactcacttcacaacaaacaGCAGTTTTGTAGATACGAACAGTGAACAAAAGAGGCTTTGTGCTGTTTCTTGCTACTCCCATTTGAAGGAATAAATTCAACTTGTATCTCAGAGCACCTTTTAAATTCAAAAGATCATCGatattgtaatttgttttaGTCGTTCATTTAGTCACTTTTGCCCAGAACTCAGACATGCGAAGAACTCACAGCCCACCTACTTTTGCACATTATCTTTTTATTCCATCTCTCATGCACACATCTTCATGCCTTTAAAAGCTTTCTTCAGTTTTCCATCACGATCCCAAGCACACCTCCTCCCCACCTGGTTCCTCTCAAATGTGGACTGTAAATGGCATAGATAGAGAAATGGAAGTGACTACGATCGAGACGGCACcctgaaaagaaagaaataagaaGATGGACTCATGTTTAATTCATTCTCCATCCTCATCAAACTTGCAACAGATAATTTCGTTCCACCTTTGTGTTTATATCTCCTTTCTACCTTTGATAGCTTGGCTCTGACACACGCATGCTCACTCACCTTTTGCTCTCTGCAATATTGGATGAACCCTTGCTGTCTCTGTGCCCAGCTGTTTATGATGGTTTCCTATTTCTGGATTGTAATGGCTGTCTATATTTATTTCATGAATAATGTTAAAAGCTCCAGAAATCTCCTACACTTTAGTTTTGGAATTGTAAGCCAATGTGGTACTTAAATGAAGACGTTTCGTTTCAAAATTTATTCATCAAAACACATGCAATCATTTTGAATTCAACTTACTAAAAAGGGTAGGTTTAAAGTAACCAGGGATAATAAGTGTTGGgaataatgctgtttaaactaACGTTGTTAAGTaactgcgcttttttttttggcagttgCATATCTAAATTAGTTAGAAAGCCTTCACCTTAGTGAAGGCATTTTCGGCTCTTTTTGGTGATCCAGTTCATTTGGATCGGCTCGGTGAAAAGAGACGGCTTTTTTTGGCTCTCAAATGGCtcttttaactttaacttttttttagctttagcttttaaacatttacgacaaatttaccatacattttgataaattacTTGGTGAATTAAATATTGCACTAtactgactgcaaatagcaacaattatcaagcaaagaaaaatatttttttctgattttattgaacaaattaataggctccatacaataaacaataaaattaaaacttcaaccaacaacaatcaaaataacaatcaaataacaaaaatagtgagtagtaatttaactgcaacagcGAACAAAAACATTAGCTACTCATCCGGTCCAGGATAAAAgaccttgctttattttaaatgtgcattaaaataaataaataaacatatcaaCTTGGATGATCCGGCTCCTTCTCTCATCTGACTTTAACCatttaaaatgtctccaaatgttaCTGCGTTTTCGGCTCATCTTGTCGTCCTTtgctctcctgttttctcctcctcctgtctctctctgtctgctgTGCAAAATCTGCGCCTGCAAAATCCACGAAACAGCAAATGAACCGCTTTATAGCAAaggaacaaaaatatatttatcccagagactttttttttttcattgttacCCTAGAGACTacaattaattataaatatatttgagGGGAATTCAtaagtaatttatgaaaattacatttttcaagACGGATTTGCATTAGCCATGTCTTCAGCCTGAAGGAGAGGGAATCAGATGCATGATGTTATGTGACAGCaggcacttagaaaaaatatatatagaccAAAACCTTTGTGTAACCCTGCACTGGCGGCCAAATGAGCCAGAGCAACCAGTACACTAGAAAAATAGATATTAATGTATAGCATAATCAGTAGGCTAGTTCATCAGAAGTGCTAGGATTTCGCTCAGAAGAGAGTGGACAGGAAACTGAGATTGATTTGCAAAAAGTGTAttaaatggggaaaaacaaatgCCAATACCAAAATGTAACtatgtacagtaaatattaACAACCATGATTAAAACAGTTCAATCAGCGCTTCATCAAATTCATTCAATAACAACACTCCCAAAGTCAATCACTAACATCCAAAGCCCAGCGTTGGCGAATGCGAAAAGCCCTCAGTCCATCCACAGTTGGTTGgcgaccagtgttgccacagttaccttgaaaaagtaactttgttactttactgattacttgcttttaaaagtaactaaattgcgttactgattacttgattttaaaagtaactaagttagattacaagttacttttttagttactttcagcagctgccgataacactatctcaacataaaaataatgcggtagaaacagagttccaaatattttattgaaagtgcatttttaacatgaaaataaagggtttttttaatgaaaaaaaataggcagtctctcttgacttcttgtaacgtaaatactttttataaaacaaaaaataaaaatctatccaggttgaaaatgaaaatccccttaattcctctattgtttgtccCGCTATtccaactcaagtttatttatatagcgctttaaaacagcctgaactgtcacaaagcgctttacagaaagacaaaaaaacaaacataacactagagctgcgagcagctataaagggccctcgcaacccgggccacgttggggtacttgcacgtcggggttctggcatgttggggtactgtgaaataggaaactgtctaaattgtaaatgtttttgccatgctttgtgtttgcacgtttcatggaaaagccaaaaatgatgcacaattaacaaaataaaatcaaaatggcttggcacatggctatagagtacttttttgttagtcttaggctgataggtatcccaatttttacaaatctagctgaatcatacaatcgcaaaagcttcataaaaatgtctagagagcgctattgagccatttattgcaaattgcacaagaaatctctaaaatattcatgttcatgacaagtctgatatgtgtgcaaagtttcatgagttttcgcacgtttagaccaaaaaaaaaaagcagcattttacttggcaagcaatgcatcgctatggcaacggcgtgcgacaaaataaaaaactttcgataagttggcatcttaaacatcttaagatgaaacacaccaagtgtgaagacggtcggataaattttgtaggaggagttcgttaaaatatgacccctaaaaaaggccacaaaaaatggctacaaatcccaacgtaaatcaaaatggcggacttcctgtttggttgagcacatggttccaagagactttttttgtacgtcGTGGGGTCTTATGTATCCCTCCAAATTAACATAGCgcgaggtgaaacgtacaaccgggaatgtttcgttaaagaagagtttttttagctcaaaacatgatgcccggcccctgggggacctcctgttgggtttagcacatgacaCCCAAAGACATTTTTGTATATCATGtgttcttatgtatgcctccaaattatcatagcgcgaggtgaaacgtacaaccagaaATGcctcgttaaagaggagttgttgttttttttttagctcaaaatgtgatgcccagcccctgagggacttcctgttgggtttagcacatggcaccaagagtcttttttgtacatcgtgggctgtcacatatgtctccaaatattcgtagctctagctgcttcgtacaactgggaatgcttcattaagaaggaattttttcctttgcaaacagtgcatgccacggcaacagcgtgcgacgaaataaaaagctttcaataacttttcatcttcaacatcttaagatgaatcacaccaagtttgaagatgatcggatcaactctgtaggaggagttcgttaaaataagaccactatgaaatggccaaaaaaatggcaacacgttccaaattaaatcaaaatggcggacttcctgttaggtttagcatatggttcaaaaagagttttttgtaccttgagggctgttacatatgtcttcaaatgttggtaactctaggtgaaatgtacagccgggaatgcttcattaagtaggaattttgaaacgcaaaatatgatggcctgcctctggcggacttcctgttgggtttagcatatggcaccaacagacttttttgtaggtcgtagtctattacatatgtgtaccaattttcgttgctctaggttaaacgtacaagcggcaacgctacgtttagtaagagttttgaaactctaaatttgatgcctcgccccgtcatatagtttgtcaaaaactttagattttttaccatggtgttgtcccaggtgttgagatagtacatcccaagtttgaagtcaatcgggatAACTgagtaggagaagcgggcaaaagtatgacccctgtaaatgtgcaaaaatgggccaaaattggacatttaaatactcatacctcacttcctgtctatttttgggtacacatatcaaagaggtttttgttcatctggatgtgctacaggtcccacacaattttcgtagccgtaggacaatcgtagcgggacagggatccatttaacctatgtagggggcgctaaggagccatttttctgttatcatgtatggcgactttaaaatatcaaatttttcgccaggcctgatgtgtgggtaaagtttggtgagttttcgttcacgtttagtatctcaaaaatgcgattgtttgcggagaagaaaaataataactagagctgcgaggagctataaagggccctcgcaacccgggccacgttggggtacttgcacgtcggggtactggcatgttggggtactgtcaaataggacaaggaccatctaaaatgtttttgacaagccttgtgtgtgcaaagtttcatcaaaacgcaaaatatggtgtgcaattcccaaaataaattcaaaatggcggacttccttttaggtttagcatacggctacagaatacattttgtaggtcttagactaataggtatgcctctgagttttcacaaatctaggtcaagtcaagtcatcttttgtTATTTCGCGCtagaatcatccaatcggaaatgctccataaaaatgtatagagggcgcgatttattgcaaattgcacaagaaatctctaaaaattcatgttcatgacaagtctgatgtgtgtgcaaagtttcatgagttttcacacatgtatagaccaaaaaaaataagcagcactttacttggcaaacaatgtatcgctatggcaacagcatgtgacaaaataaaaaactttcgataactttgcatcttaaacatcttgagatgaaacacaccaagtttgaagacggtcggatgaattttgtacgaggagatcgtgaaaatatgacccctaagaaaggccacaaaaaatggctacaaatgccgacgtaaatcaaaatggcggacttcctgtttggtttagcagatggttcaaaaatagttttttgtacctccagggctgttacatacctcttcaaattttggtaagtcgaggtgaaacgtacagccgggcatgctttgttaaagaggagttttttagctcaaaatgtgatgcccggcccctctGGGACTTCCTGTcgggtttagcacaggtcaccaagagacatttttgtacatcttgggctgttacatatgtctacaaattttcgtagctctagctgcttcgtacaactgggaatgcttctttaagaagatttttttcccctttgcaaacagtgcatgccacgacaacagcgtgcgacgaaataaaaagctttcaataacttttcatcttcaacatctttagatgaatcacaccaagtttgaagatgatcggataaacactgtaggaggagttcgttaaaataagacccctatgaaatggccaaaaaaatggcaacacattccaaagtaaatcaaaatggtggacttcctgttaggtttagcacatggttcaaaaagagttttttgtaggtcatagtctgttacatatgtgtaccaattttcgtagctctagattaaacgtacaaccggcaatgcttcgttcagtaagaattattaaactctaaatttgatgccccaccgctgtcatatagtatgtcaaaaactctagattttttaccatgatgttgtcccaggtgttgagatggtacatcccaagtttgaagttaatcgggttaaccgtgtaggagaagcgggcaaaagtatgacccctgtaaatgtgcaaaaatgggccaaaattggacatttaaatactcatatctcacttcctgtctatttcagggtacacatatcaaagagaggtttttgttcatctggatgtgctacaggtgccacacaattttcatagccgtaggacaatcatagcgggacagggatccgtttaacctatgtaggtggcgctccagagccatttttctgttatcatctacggcgactttaaaatatcaaatttttcgccaggcctgatgtgtgtgtaaaatttggtgagtttacgttcacgtttagtgtctcaaaaatgcgaagctaataggtatgcctcccagttttcacaaatctaggtcaagtcatctttagttgtgtatcgcttgaatcatacaattggaaatgctccataaaaatgcatagagggcgctattgagcacaacgttgggttccttgcacgtcagggtactggcacgttggggtactgttacatggaacaaggaccatttaaaatgttagttttttccatgccttgtctgtgcaaagtttaatgaaaaaggccaaaaatgatgtataattcccaaaataaaatcaaaatagcggacttcctctttggtttggcaaatggctacataatacttttttgtaggtctagcataatcatacaatcggaaatgcttcataaaaatgtctagagggcgctatttattgcaaattgcacaataaatctctgaaattaatgttcatgacaagtctgatgtgtttgcaaagtttcatgagttttcatgtgtataaaaaaaaaaaaaagcagcacttgacaactgttacatggaacaaggaccatttaaaatgttagttttttccatgccttgtctgtgcaaagttgaatgaaaaaggccaaaaatgatgtataattcccaaaataaaatcaaaatagcggacttcctctttggtttggcaaatggctacataatacttttttgtaggtctagcataatcatacaatcggaaatgcttcataaaaaggtctagagggcgctatttattgcaaattgcacaataaatctctgaaaagtcatgttcatgacaagtctgatgtgtttgcaaagtttcatgagttttcatgtgtataaaaaaaaaaaagcagcacttgacaaacaatgtattgctatggcaacagcgtgttacaaaataaaaaactttcgattactttgcatcttaaacatcttaagatgaaacacaccaagtttgaagacagtcggataaattttggaggaggggttcgttaaaatatgacccctgaaaaagaccacaaaaaatggcaacaaatcccatcataaatcaaaatggcagacttcctgtttggtttagcacatggttccaagagacttttttgtacatcatgggctcttatgtatgcctgcaaattatcatagcgctaggtgaaacgtacaaccgggaatgctttgttaaagaggagttttttagctcaaaatgtgatgcccggcccctgggggacttcctgttgggtttagcacatggcaccaagagacttttttgtacatcctgggctgttacatatgtctacaatttttcgtcgctctagctgcttcgtacaactgggaatgcttcattaagaaggatttttttcctttgcaaaaagtgcatgccacgacaacagcgtgtgacgaaatgaaaaactttcaataacttttcattttcaacatcttaagatgaatcacaccaagtttgaagatgatcggataaactctgtagggggagtttgttaaaatatgacccctatgaaatggccaaaaaaaatggcaacacattccaaagtaaatcaaaatggcggacgtcctgttaggtttagcatatggttcaaaaagagttttttgtacctcgagggctgttatatacctctacaaatgttggtaactctatgtgaaacgtacagccgggtatgctttgttaaaggaaggctcctttaattttacatgtatggcttgattggcagtaaatagttagtatagctacgaaacatgcataagagctgaagaatacactcctatattgatttatttaacttttttcaacatagaagtacttccgtgttgcaacgcccccaagtggtgacgtcactagtgtgtatactcgcttggggaacagtagttcacgcagacataacaacgaggaagacacaaacgtcagttatgccttactgtattgcaaaattttgcaaggcgtcggcaaggaaaaacccgcgagacccccacccaaaaaaaaaaaaaaaaaaaaaaaaaaaaaagctacttgagtagacaatggtttgtttgctaagtgctgtcaacctcccgaaggacaagcaggcgtgcgcgcagcgaacatttcaggcatgaggacttcgaatatatgttacaatttgagatggggtacgccacacgcctaatactaaagcccaacgcagtaccgagtatctttaaagaaccagacgtgggaaataatcaagccgatggaggagccgcaactgctagcaacacggagccttcactctcacaacagccggcacaaatcgaggtctaactacggccactgaaagatctcggagaagcgaagcaaatttaaagcgaaaggtaggcatgtttcgggggtgggggggcattggttattatactgcacggactgttttatttcataattcatttgaaggtggccaacgcaggggcacgtcggcacgttaccgtaatgcacagtattaacaatcgttggggcggctggcttgacttcgtcttttcgagtggcggctggcctgaccgcagtgggacgctacgcaaaaaagaaaaaaaaacagctaggggaggttgggtgctgtaacgacgatacatttaattttactattttttctttttcctgaaatatttcgtcagttccacacgttttgcattgctcgtactgtgtgtcactttacctgttggatatttgctcctccaagacttttcttcttcacatctttcatcgcaaccaaagctatcctgagaatgtctatttagtattgccatgttgaatgtctgatgttccaggatgcagttgagattgtccgcaaggaaccgatcctcgagttctttcatttccagacagcacacattcattagcggattgtccattcctgcagctcccgcacgagcaccactcaccccccgcctgattcactcgttcgtcaaagtttattttgtgcccgaaaagaccatctggcgccacaactttcacatccaaggcagactttccttcggtagtgttattttgtcgtgttggctcgaagcgataaggtttaatccttccgggtttgacgctagatgcacggctgcgttgcatagtgcttccatagtgtagcgtttacacactagtgacgtaaacatccgggttatttagtcacgtgtaacaaacatgccggcgttcgattcattttaacatcggtttaaaagttattaaatgtacataaaaaaataatcacgtcaccaaattaattattgaaaaagtagcaactttttgctgctaaaaatggatcaataagtaaagtgtccctttaaagaggagtttttttagctcaaaatgtgatgcccggcccctgggggacttcctgttgggtttagcacagggcaccaagagatttttttgtacatcttgggctgttacatatgtctacaaattttcgtagctctagctgcttcgtacaaatgggaatgcttctttaaggatattttttttcctttaaaaacagtgcatgccatgacaacagcgtgcgacgaaatacaaagctttcaataacttttcatcttcaacatcttaagatgaatcacaccaagtttgaagatgatcggataaacactgtaggaggagttcgttaaaataagaccccaatgaaatggccaaaaaaatggctgctgagttctaaatgtctggtgcttacttcctcttctcagttcctcttaaaaatgcgaccttaacagctttgcaaaacacatttgttgacaaggtCCAATTTTCTATGCTGACAAAACATACATGACTTCAAAATAACCTGTACctcccatttgtgaataaaatcccttcaaagctttttactcataatgccccacaccaatactgattaatataaAAATTCAAACCAAACTCCAAACAAAATACATGGTATGTTAAAACCACGTCTCTTGCAATCTCATGGTGGCATGTCAAAACCACATTTCTTGCCACCTCATAGTGACAGGCCAAAATCTTTACTCCCGTACTCCATATAAGTATGTGTGCTATGGCAGATGAGTGTGTGTTGTATGTATGCAactgtgttaccgtaaatggatgt includes the following:
- the LOC144032242 gene encoding uncharacterized protein LOC144032242; this encodes MRPFRPRPKAPPASDANTGEKWCTTEHSCTDDVSSDDEDSYGSDVRQSWTVFRPPKNVKIVLTATSDLWFYDKERAQSEHNKECASTNTSKKKGSQRFWLA